The bacterium genome includes a window with the following:
- the ruvA gene encoding Holliday junction branch migration protein RuvA, protein MIGLLNGTILSVEDSTVTIDCQGVGYEVNISPKLQQGLNQLIGQKSTLFIYTHVREDQISLFGFAEKKEKSLFLKLLSVSGVGAKTALNMLATLSYDSLINAIIHKDVKTIASCPGIGKKSAQRIAVELNDRLSHLIFEHKGMHGASLDQQAISSEPSEEIISALANLGYKREHIINALSSINQEQPLSFERTFKECLKILSQ, encoded by the coding sequence ATGATTGGCTTGCTTAATGGCACAATACTTTCTGTAGAGGATTCAACGGTTACCATAGACTGTCAAGGCGTGGGATATGAGGTGAATATTTCACCCAAACTGCAACAAGGCTTGAATCAACTTATTGGACAAAAAAGTACACTTTTTATCTATACCCATGTCAGAGAAGACCAAATCAGTTTATTTGGTTTTGCTGAAAAAAAAGAAAAATCCCTGTTCTTAAAACTTCTTTCTGTATCCGGAGTTGGTGCCAAAACCGCTTTAAACATGCTGGCAACCTTATCTTACGACAGCTTGATCAATGCCATTATTCATAAAGATGTTAAAACCATTGCCAGTTGTCCGGGTATTGGTAAAAAATCAGCTCAACGCATTGCTGTTGAACTCAATGACAGACTCAGCCACCTGATTTTTGAGCACAAAGGCATGCACGGCGCCAGCCTAGATCAACAGGCCATTTCTTCTGAGCCCTCAGAAGAAATTATTTCTGCTTTAGCCAATTTAGGTTACAAACGAGAACACATTATCAATGCGCTTAGCAGCATAAATCAAGAGCAACCTCTAAGTTTTGAAAGGACCTTCAAAGAATGTCTGAAAATTCTTTCACAATAG